One Nicotiana sylvestris chromosome 12, ASM39365v2, whole genome shotgun sequence genomic window carries:
- the LOC138883063 gene encoding uncharacterized protein — protein MASETTKGEIIHPINVVGTTKNAKFHVIDGDIRYNALLRRLWIRCMIAVSSTLHQMMKFPTKDGIKTIYGEQHAEKEMFVVHDIAPAQVPPPPKEAKDMQTIK, from the coding sequence atggcaagtgaaacaacgaaaggagaaattaTCCATCCAATCAACGTGGTCGGCACGACCAagaatgccaaattccatgttaTCGATGGAGACATAAGATACAACGCCTTGCTCAGAAGGTTGTGGATACGCTGCATGATAGCAGTgtcatccaccctccatcaaatgatgaaattcccaacaaaggatggaATAAAAACTATCTACGGGGAGCAGCATGCGGAAAAGGAAATGTTTGTGGTGCATGACATAGCGCCAGCGCAAGTACCTCCACCACCGAAGGAGGCAAAGGATATGCAAACAATAAAATAG